The following are encoded in a window of Nakamurella sp. A5-74 genomic DNA:
- a CDS encoding LacI family DNA-binding transcriptional regulator — MSTMREVAAAAGVSVKTVSRVFNGDPHVLRPTRERVQAILREMNYVPSDLPAALRAGRASVIGVAIPDIIDPFFAAITQAVQISANERGMQTLVTSLGGDVSAEPSMVEGLLKRGLSGLIMTPIGPDQSYLRAWSGKVPLVFVDRQPSQLAADSISDDDEGGAVLATRHLLEHGHRRIAFLGDHPVFLTTIKRVEGYCAELGRSGIEPDEDLIVPGVNDRAEAREAVTRLLALPDPPTAIFSSNARCTMVLLPAIENLGLAVVGFGDFPMADVVTPSVTVIDQDPHKIGRLAAERVFDRLDHPARRFRRRTVLPVGLRRRRSCCATPQNPAGEPCT; from the coding sequence ATGAGCACGATGCGCGAGGTAGCGGCGGCCGCCGGGGTCAGCGTCAAGACCGTCTCCCGGGTGTTCAACGGTGATCCGCACGTGCTGCGACCCACTCGTGAACGCGTCCAGGCGATCCTGCGTGAAATGAATTACGTGCCAAGTGATCTGCCGGCCGCGCTGCGCGCAGGACGCGCATCCGTCATCGGGGTCGCCATCCCGGACATCATCGACCCGTTCTTCGCCGCGATCACCCAGGCGGTTCAGATCTCGGCCAATGAACGCGGCATGCAGACCCTGGTCACCAGTCTCGGCGGTGACGTCTCTGCCGAACCGTCGATGGTCGAAGGTCTGCTGAAGCGTGGGCTAAGCGGGTTGATCATGACCCCGATCGGCCCGGACCAATCCTACCTGCGGGCATGGTCGGGCAAGGTCCCCCTGGTGTTCGTCGACCGACAGCCAAGTCAGTTGGCGGCTGACAGCATCTCCGACGATGACGAGGGCGGCGCCGTTCTGGCCACGCGGCATCTGCTCGAGCACGGACATCGCCGGATCGCATTCTTGGGGGATCACCCGGTGTTCTTGACGACCATCAAACGAGTCGAGGGCTATTGCGCTGAACTTGGCCGCTCCGGGATCGAACCCGATGAGGATCTGATCGTCCCGGGCGTCAACGACCGCGCCGAAGCCCGTGAGGCTGTCACCAGGTTGCTCGCCCTGCCTGACCCGCCGACGGCGATCTTCTCCTCGAACGCACGATGCACGATGGTCCTGCTGCCGGCCATCGAGAACCTCGGCCTCGCGGTGGTCGGCTTCGGCGACTTCCCGATGGCTGATGTCGTCACCCCATCAGTGACCGTCATCGACCAGGACCCGCACAAGATCGGCCGACTGGCAGCCGAACGGGTCTTCGATCGACTGGACCACCCCGCCCGCCGCTTCCGGCGACGGACTGTGCTGCCGGTCGGACTGAGACGCCGGCGCTCATGCTGTGCCACCCCACAGAACCCCGCGGGCGAGCCCTGCACCTGA
- a CDS encoding tagatose-bisphosphate aldolase, producing MNALNTLERRALQAISNEQGRILIVAADQRNGMRAAMAGPEEDPKDIDVTQLAAAKADLVEYLANNAPAILLDPEVALPAIVDDGVLSRDTALVVGLDASGFETQDGLQYTKFVDGVTPRTVRDLGGDVAKMLWYTRPDRQDEDSRVAQDIRDLVEACEAEGILLIVELLTYELEGETDEHYQAAFGGLVVEGARLAVACGAKLLKLQYPGSAELCAAVTEAAAGVPWAVLSAGVDHATFIQQVRTAIAHGAAGAMAGRSLWKDSLSTSASTRRDLLTNRARPRLRELNDAVNS from the coding sequence ATGAACGCTCTCAACACGTTGGAACGTCGTGCCTTGCAAGCAATCTCGAACGAGCAAGGCCGCATCCTGATCGTCGCGGCCGATCAGCGAAACGGCATGAGGGCCGCCATGGCCGGGCCGGAAGAAGACCCCAAGGACATCGATGTCACGCAGCTCGCAGCGGCCAAGGCGGACCTGGTGGAATACTTGGCCAACAACGCCCCAGCGATCCTTCTTGACCCCGAAGTCGCACTCCCCGCGATCGTGGATGACGGCGTCCTGAGCCGAGACACTGCGCTGGTCGTCGGATTGGACGCTTCCGGCTTCGAAACCCAAGACGGGTTGCAGTACACCAAGTTCGTCGATGGGGTCACCCCGCGCACCGTTCGCGATCTCGGTGGCGACGTTGCCAAGATGCTGTGGTACACCCGACCGGACCGTCAGGACGAGGACTCCCGAGTCGCACAGGACATCCGCGACCTGGTCGAGGCCTGCGAGGCCGAAGGCATTCTGCTAATCGTCGAGCTGCTCACCTACGAGCTTGAGGGCGAGACGGATGAGCACTACCAAGCAGCCTTCGGGGGTCTGGTCGTCGAAGGGGCCCGCCTGGCCGTGGCCTGCGGCGCCAAACTGCTGAAGCTGCAGTACCCGGGCTCCGCCGAGCTCTGCGCCGCGGTAACCGAAGCCGCCGCAGGCGTGCCGTGGGCTGTTCTGTCAGCCGGTGTCGACCACGCGACCTTCATCCAGCAGGTCCGGACAGCCATCGCTCACGGAGCCGCCGGCGCCATGGCCGGGCGCTCCCTGTGGAAGGACAGCCTCTCGACGTCAGCCAGCACCCGCCGGGACCTCCTCACCAACCGGGCACGTCCACGCCTTCGCGAACTCAACGACGCTGTCAACTCCTGA
- a CDS encoding FGGY family carbohydrate kinase: protein MRAGIDLGSTAFKLLITDEGGTELVSEQVATPWLLGAHGAADLPVDRLLSSVNTLMTAAAHRLDALHSPPVGAIGISGMGESGFLVDPQGQPVAPAFAWFDPRGAAQVAAFPAPVRTQFAGRTGLPLGTQVTVAKIALLRDGGVDLAGLRWLNLPEFVATALGARAVSEYSLASRTGLLDQDTGLAWRAMADHLGVDDDFLPPLVASGEHLGTAGVWLPERFAGAAITVAGHDHLVAAESSGPIPDDHYYVSLGTAEVLLRVLDRPLGYEARARLASMLINEVRHIVPGKRVLVAGCKSGLLLRRALQLTGVRDRASRGTLDDEVMALPLEGTLPEGGIAVSGARNDDGVLKLELQTDDVNPAELFGAVLRHSNAEITRLISAIDQELPAANSSTLTGGWADMKSVQRARSRVLPSLSISQRQQETAFGAAQIAARLLTDQPLV from the coding sequence TTGCGTGCCGGCATCGACCTGGGCAGTACTGCCTTCAAGCTCCTGATCACCGATGAGGGCGGCACAGAGCTGGTTTCAGAGCAGGTGGCCACGCCTTGGCTGCTGGGCGCGCATGGGGCAGCTGATTTGCCGGTGGACCGGTTGCTGAGTTCGGTGAACACTCTCATGACAGCTGCGGCGCACAGGCTGGACGCCCTGCACAGCCCACCGGTGGGTGCGATCGGCATCTCCGGTATGGGGGAGAGCGGTTTCTTGGTCGATCCTCAGGGGCAGCCCGTCGCTCCGGCCTTTGCGTGGTTCGATCCGCGAGGTGCGGCTCAGGTGGCAGCTTTTCCGGCCCCGGTTCGCACACAGTTCGCTGGCCGGACCGGGCTTCCGCTGGGCACCCAGGTTACGGTGGCGAAAATCGCGCTCCTGCGCGACGGCGGTGTCGACCTGGCCGGCCTGCGATGGCTCAACCTGCCGGAGTTCGTCGCCACAGCCCTGGGCGCTCGTGCCGTCAGTGAGTATTCGCTGGCTTCTCGAACCGGACTTCTGGATCAGGACACCGGCCTGGCATGGCGCGCAATGGCAGACCATCTCGGCGTCGATGATGACTTCCTGCCGCCACTGGTCGCTTCCGGAGAGCACCTGGGCACGGCCGGGGTGTGGCTTCCCGAGCGGTTCGCTGGCGCTGCGATCACGGTGGCCGGCCACGACCATCTCGTCGCCGCTGAATCCTCAGGTCCGATACCCGATGACCACTACTACGTCTCTCTCGGCACAGCCGAGGTTCTGCTACGAGTGTTGGACAGACCGCTTGGCTACGAGGCCCGCGCGCGCCTGGCGTCGATGCTCATCAACGAGGTGCGGCACATCGTCCCCGGCAAGCGCGTCCTGGTGGCCGGATGCAAGAGCGGTCTGCTGCTGAGGCGAGCGCTGCAGCTGACCGGTGTCCGTGACCGCGCCAGCCGCGGCACGTTGGACGATGAGGTGATGGCGTTGCCGTTGGAGGGAACGCTCCCCGAGGGCGGAATCGCGGTAAGCGGCGCCCGCAACGACGATGGGGTGCTGAAACTCGAGCTGCAGACAGATGACGTCAATCCGGCAGAACTGTTCGGTGCGGTGCTGCGGCACAGCAACGCCGAGATCACCAGGCTCATCTCGGCGATAGACCAAGAACTGCCGGCTGCGAACTCGTCCACCCTCACCGGCGGCTGGGCGGACATGAAGAGCGTCCAGCGTGCTCGTAGCCGGGTGCTGCCATCTCTGTCGATCTCGCAGCGCCAGCAGGAAACAGCTTTCGGGGCCGCGCAGATCGCCGCGCGTCTCCTGACCGATCAACCCCTGGTCTGA
- a CDS encoding sugar ABC transporter permease: MTTTLQRPAETSKKVAAEVNRRAKREGWVRRAPLLPGLLFTVIVTQLPFIVTILLSFRRWDGDRPRISGWTLRNYEQVFKDEAILSALWHTVVLTVSVVLISLVFGLCIALLLNRKFRGRGAVRTMMIAPFLIVPVAAATFFRYGVFDASNGLLAGILTSVKRLFNPDAAAATISIASSHPMLTVIITLVWQWTPFMTLILLAGLQSRPGDILEAAAVDGATPWQVFRNLTLPHMQQYLELAGLLGAIYIIQNFDAVFTLTPLNPQTQNLPYLIFRTIQADSDYGLASAQGVVVVVLTIIVATFALRTVSSLFKEENAR, translated from the coding sequence ATGACCACAACCCTGCAGCGTCCTGCCGAGACGTCGAAGAAGGTGGCCGCCGAGGTCAATCGCCGCGCCAAGCGCGAGGGTTGGGTCCGCCGGGCGCCGCTGTTGCCCGGCCTGCTGTTCACCGTGATCGTCACCCAGCTGCCGTTCATCGTGACGATCCTGCTGTCGTTCCGCCGCTGGGACGGTGACCGGCCCAGGATCTCCGGCTGGACATTGCGCAACTACGAGCAGGTGTTCAAGGACGAGGCGATCCTCTCTGCGTTGTGGCACACGGTGGTGCTGACGGTGTCGGTGGTGTTGATCTCGCTCGTGTTCGGACTCTGCATCGCGCTGTTGCTGAATCGGAAGTTCCGTGGCAGGGGCGCCGTCCGGACGATGATGATCGCCCCGTTCCTCATCGTGCCGGTCGCCGCCGCGACGTTCTTCCGCTACGGCGTCTTCGACGCCAGCAACGGCCTGCTCGCCGGGATCCTCACCTCGGTGAAACGTCTGTTCAACCCGGATGCGGCCGCTGCCACCATCTCGATCGCCTCGTCGCACCCGATGCTGACGGTGATCATCACGCTGGTGTGGCAGTGGACGCCGTTCATGACGCTGATCCTGCTGGCCGGACTGCAGTCCCGTCCCGGCGACATCCTGGAGGCCGCCGCCGTCGACGGCGCGACGCCGTGGCAGGTGTTCCGCAATCTGACGCTGCCGCACATGCAGCAGTACTTGGAGCTCGCCGGTCTGCTCGGCGCGATCTACATCATCCAGAACTTCGACGCGGTGTTCACCCTGACACCACTCAACCCGCAGACCCAGAACCTGCCGTACCTGATCTTCCGGACCATCCAGGCCGACAGCGACTACGGCCTCGCCTCAGCGCAGGGAGTCGTCGTCGTGGTCCTGACCATCATCGTGGCGACCTTCGCCCTGCGCACCGTGTCCAGCCTGTTCAAGGAGGAGAACGCGCGATGA
- a CDS encoding SDR family oxidoreductase produces the protein MSEFEGRTILVTGAGGGIGGAVVRQLKDKGATVIAGGRTAESLEDIVASTGTAALAFDLTSEDSIRDALDGVDLWGVVNCAGFGGEIAGPQDTDISVFDEAVTVNTRGALLVIKYASRTLIAAGNGGSIVNVSSQAALVALPGHVSYAASKAALDSITRVSALELGPHDIRVNSVNPTVVMTQMSASYWGRPEIEKPFLDAMPLHRWATEDDIAGPIVFLLSDAASMITGVSLPIDGGYTSR, from the coding sequence ATGAGCGAGTTTGAAGGTCGCACGATCTTGGTCACCGGCGCCGGAGGCGGCATCGGTGGCGCCGTCGTCCGACAGCTGAAGGACAAGGGGGCCACGGTGATCGCCGGCGGCCGCACCGCGGAATCGCTGGAGGACATCGTCGCATCCACCGGCACCGCAGCGCTGGCGTTCGACCTGACGAGCGAGGACAGCATCCGCGACGCCCTCGATGGCGTGGACCTGTGGGGCGTGGTCAACTGTGCCGGTTTCGGCGGCGAGATCGCCGGCCCCCAGGACACCGACATCTCAGTCTTCGACGAGGCGGTGACCGTGAACACCCGCGGCGCGCTGCTGGTCATCAAGTACGCCTCCCGGACGCTGATCGCTGCCGGCAACGGCGGATCGATCGTCAACGTGTCCAGCCAGGCAGCACTCGTCGCCCTCCCCGGGCACGTCTCCTACGCAGCATCGAAAGCGGCGCTCGACAGCATCACCAGGGTCAGCGCCCTTGAACTCGGTCCGCATGACATCCGGGTCAACAGCGTGAACCCGACGGTCGTCATGACCCAGATGTCGGCGTCCTACTGGGGTCGACCCGAGATCGAGAAGCCGTTCCTGGATGCCATGCCGCTGCACCGCTGGGCCACCGAGGACGATATCGCCGGACCGATCGTTTTCCTGCTCAGCGACGCCGCCTCGATGATCACCGGCGTCAGCCTTCCCATCGACGGCGGTTACACCAGCCGCTGA
- a CDS encoding nucleoside/nucleotide kinase family protein, whose translation MTSEHPVPSNPVVPRADFDELADLVDAARALVVPGERRILGITGPPGSGKSTLADFLVIALGQDAVLVSMDGFHLDDPELIRMGRYARKGASDTFDAAGYVTLLRRLQDQLEPIVYAPRFERAAEKSIGSAVPVFSNTPLVITEGNYLLADQPDWRPVRALLDQCWYVDPDEDTRIQRLVARHISHGRSVEEAAERSQGSDGANAAIVSGTRHRATRIVRVPVLASNERVIG comes from the coding sequence ATGACCAGCGAACACCCTGTCCCATCGAACCCTGTTGTCCCAAGAGCGGACTTCGACGAGCTGGCAGATCTTGTCGATGCGGCCCGGGCCCTTGTCGTGCCCGGCGAACGACGCATCCTGGGCATCACCGGGCCTCCCGGGTCAGGGAAATCAACCCTGGCCGACTTCCTGGTGATCGCGCTCGGTCAGGATGCTGTTCTGGTCAGCATGGATGGGTTTCATCTGGATGATCCCGAGCTCATCAGAATGGGCCGGTACGCACGCAAAGGAGCATCCGACACCTTCGACGCTGCCGGATACGTAACGCTGCTCCGACGCCTGCAGGATCAGCTCGAGCCCATCGTCTATGCACCACGGTTCGAGCGGGCGGCGGAGAAATCGATCGGATCGGCGGTACCTGTGTTCAGCAATACACCCCTGGTCATCACCGAAGGCAATTATCTACTCGCTGATCAGCCGGATTGGCGGCCCGTCCGAGCGTTGTTGGATCAATGCTGGTATGTCGACCCGGACGAAGACACCCGCATCCAGCGTCTCGTCGCCAGGCACATCAGCCATGGCCGCAGCGTCGAGGAGGCCGCCGAACGGTCGCAGGGCTCGGATGGCGCCAACGCGGCGATCGTCAGCGGAACACGCCACCGCGCAACACGAATCGTCCGCGTCCCGGTATTGGCATCGAATGAAAGGGTCATCGGATGA
- a CDS encoding carbohydrate ABC transporter permease yields MTTTVPAAGSATAAHRPTPAGAPRSTKVGASLLTVLTWVIGLIFVAPLFFMLLVSFHKNQTATLNTPGLFEPLSLEGYQAFFGSKTGQSTWPYIINSVMASVISTAIVVIVAIPTAYALSVKPVRKWTDVMFFFLSTKFLPIAAALVPLFVIAKSIGMLNNIWFLVILYAGMNLPIAVWMMRSFLADIPPALFEAASLDGAGLMKTLTRVVAPIAAPGIAATSLICFIFSWNELLLAQLLTSSIDAQTLPTFLPSLFDPRNPFLATMSAASICISLPVLIAGFAAQDKLVQGLSLGAVK; encoded by the coding sequence ATGACCACCACCGTTCCTGCTGCCGGCAGCGCCACCGCCGCCCACCGCCCTACCCCTGCCGGGGCGCCGCGCAGCACCAAGGTGGGCGCGTCCCTGCTCACCGTCCTCACCTGGGTGATCGGGCTGATCTTCGTCGCCCCGCTGTTCTTCATGCTGCTGGTGAGCTTCCACAAGAACCAGACGGCCACCCTCAACACCCCCGGCCTGTTCGAGCCGCTGTCGCTTGAGGGCTACCAGGCGTTCTTCGGCTCCAAGACCGGCCAGAGCACCTGGCCGTACATCATCAACTCGGTGATGGCCTCGGTGATCTCGACCGCGATCGTGGTGATCGTCGCGATCCCCACCGCCTATGCGCTGTCGGTGAAGCCTGTCCGCAAATGGACCGACGTGATGTTCTTCTTCCTGTCGACCAAGTTCCTGCCGATCGCCGCGGCGCTGGTGCCGCTGTTCGTCATCGCCAAGAGCATCGGCATGCTGAACAACATCTGGTTCCTGGTGATCCTGTACGCCGGGATGAACCTGCCCATCGCGGTCTGGATGATGCGCTCGTTCCTGGCCGACATCCCGCCTGCCCTGTTCGAGGCAGCCTCGCTCGACGGCGCCGGCCTGATGAAGACCCTGACCAGGGTGGTCGCGCCGATCGCGGCACCCGGCATCGCCGCGACGTCCCTGATCTGCTTCATCTTCTCCTGGAACGAACTGCTGCTGGCACAGCTGCTCACCTCCAGCATCGACGCCCAGACCCTGCCGACATTCCTGCCGAGCCTGTTCGATCCGCGGAACCCGTTCCTGGCCACCATGTCGGCGGCCTCGATCTGCATCTCGCTGCCGGTGCTGATCGCCGGGTTCGCCGCCCAGGACAAGCTCGTCCAAGGGCTGTCACTCGGAGCCGTCAAGTGA
- a CDS encoding sugar ABC transporter substrate-binding protein produces the protein MVANPQMTDLQKLTEANFTAKTGIKVNYTVLPENDMRAKADIEFKNQAGQYDVATLSNFEIPIWSKNGWLADLTDYSKNDTAFNQSDIFPAFNQSLSNDGKLYGEPFYGESSFLMYRKDVFADKGVKLSDNPTWDEVAAAAAKVDGAQSGMKGICLRGLPGWGQLGGPLTTVINTFGGAWFDKDWNALLTDPKTVAAVNFYVKLLKEHGQVSPSQAGFTECLNDFVQSKVAMWYDATSAAGSVESADSPVAGKVGYVQAPVKETKSSGWLYTWSWGMEQASKNKDAAWQFISWASSAQYEQLVGEDLGWPRVPSGKRISTYSNPDYVKAAGAFSGPTLTALQNADPANPGVQARPTVGIQFVDIPEFTALGDDVTASLAQVIAGNGTVEQALAAAQKKAQDVGDEYK, from the coding sequence ATGGTCGCCAACCCGCAGATGACCGACCTGCAGAAGCTGACCGAGGCGAACTTCACCGCCAAGACCGGCATCAAGGTGAACTACACGGTGCTGCCGGAGAACGACATGCGCGCCAAGGCAGACATCGAGTTCAAGAACCAGGCCGGCCAGTACGACGTCGCGACCTTGTCGAACTTCGAGATTCCGATCTGGTCGAAGAACGGCTGGCTGGCCGATCTGACCGACTACTCCAAGAACGACACCGCGTTCAACCAGAGCGACATCTTCCCCGCGTTCAACCAGTCGCTGTCCAACGACGGCAAACTGTACGGCGAGCCGTTCTACGGCGAGTCGTCGTTCCTGATGTACCGCAAGGATGTCTTCGCGGACAAGGGCGTCAAGCTGTCGGACAACCCGACCTGGGATGAGGTCGCTGCAGCGGCTGCGAAGGTCGACGGTGCGCAGTCCGGCATGAAGGGCATCTGCCTGCGCGGTCTGCCCGGCTGGGGTCAGCTCGGCGGACCGCTGACCACCGTGATCAACACCTTCGGTGGCGCGTGGTTCGACAAGGACTGGAACGCATTGCTGACCGATCCGAAGACCGTGGCGGCCGTCAACTTCTACGTCAAGCTCCTCAAGGAACACGGCCAGGTCAGCCCGTCCCAGGCCGGTTTCACCGAGTGCCTCAACGACTTCGTCCAGTCCAAGGTAGCCATGTGGTACGACGCGACGTCGGCTGCCGGCTCGGTGGAGTCCGCGGACTCGCCGGTCGCCGGGAAGGTCGGCTACGTGCAGGCTCCCGTCAAGGAGACCAAGTCCTCGGGATGGCTGTACACCTGGTCGTGGGGCATGGAGCAGGCTTCCAAGAACAAGGACGCTGCCTGGCAGTTCATCTCGTGGGCGTCCTCCGCCCAGTACGAGCAGCTCGTCGGCGAGGATTTGGGATGGCCCCGGGTTCCGTCGGGCAAGCGCATCTCCACGTACAGCAACCCTGACTACGTCAAGGCCGCGGGCGCGTTCTCGGGTCCGACCCTGACGGCGCTGCAGAACGCCGACCCGGCCAACCCGGGCGTGCAGGCGCGTCCCACTGTCGGTATTCAGTTCGTCGACATTCCCGAGTTCACTGCACTCGGCGACGACGTGACCGCCTCACTGGCGCAAGTCATCGCTGGGAACGGCACTGTGGAGCAGGCTCTTGCTGCTGCGCAGAAGAAGGCTCAGGACGTCGGCGACGAGTACAAGTAG
- a CDS encoding PQQ-binding-like beta-propeller repeat protein yields the protein MVGSAVLALALTVSAASLVSGASAPVGAAFSPQQRVVAPTVVAATSGSAASPVPGVRFVGSGDWATPNGRSDGSRWNAVERPITVGNVAAVSELWRSDDGFIQSQEEWLAAGELLIFRGGDGMVAVDAATGQRRWEFSGGVQSMTAVGSSLYIRGYRTGVGSTTGVMALDLTSGRTRWSTPTDVNGSPYGTNLVTAGGLLLGTYFDGSVRAFRLSDGRLMWRTAGLFLGQATIDGSTVVVGAALSRDIGLRTPVVLSLRTGKVLWQGSGGGFLRGLTARSGSIWAIAGRYVYRWNTKACLGPDAPRICQPEWVSEPIMYSPGQNATGPIELFAVGTNATTFFARGEPELYKDRVYGWDLFTGALRWSGWIPRQSELVLSGTQLLAESSVGNEEVPRAEVVTVYATAVCTDCVPLTGAIIPSAGADGSDRPTGIIVGNGRLHLRWDNKMVTVSLPSAAPPSAPTLSPPIWTPSGGTPFRYGTPTDRPWTGDWNGDGRDTPGGYRGGKFFAQNQSGTPDTIVTWSSPGATPVVGDWNGDGRSTVGLWKAGVFQLRDTLTNSGARDTTIQYGRTGDLPFVGDWNGDGRTDMGYKRGNVYYLRYLGSFRFGSPTDTPVIGDWNGDGTDTIGLKHGNTYLLSNDNKTVAYTVAAGLPADVAVAGDFAGDGTTELTTIRRIS from the coding sequence TTGGTCGGCAGCGCGGTCCTAGCGCTTGCTTTGACGGTGTCAGCTGCGTCGCTCGTTTCCGGGGCATCAGCTCCGGTCGGCGCCGCGTTCTCACCGCAGCAACGGGTTGTGGCCCCGACGGTTGTTGCGGCGACGAGCGGCTCGGCTGCTTCTCCAGTGCCGGGCGTGCGATTCGTTGGCTCGGGCGATTGGGCGACACCGAACGGTCGGTCGGACGGGTCGAGATGGAACGCGGTCGAGCGGCCGATCACGGTAGGGAACGTTGCAGCGGTCAGCGAGTTGTGGCGATCTGACGACGGGTTCATTCAGTCGCAGGAGGAGTGGTTGGCGGCCGGCGAGTTGCTGATCTTTCGCGGTGGTGACGGGATGGTCGCAGTCGATGCGGCCACCGGGCAGCGTCGATGGGAGTTCAGCGGCGGCGTCCAGTCGATGACTGCCGTGGGGTCGTCGCTGTACATCCGGGGCTACCGCACGGGAGTTGGCAGCACGACCGGCGTGATGGCGCTCGACCTCACCTCCGGTCGCACCAGGTGGAGCACACCCACAGATGTCAATGGTTCGCCGTACGGAACCAATCTTGTCACCGCAGGAGGTCTACTGTTGGGGACCTACTTCGATGGCAGTGTCCGGGCCTTTCGGCTGTCGGATGGCCGCCTGATGTGGAGAACCGCCGGCCTGTTCCTCGGCCAAGCAACGATCGATGGATCGACCGTGGTGGTCGGTGCCGCTCTCTCGAGGGACATCGGTCTGCGAACCCCTGTTGTTCTCTCCCTGCGGACGGGCAAGGTCCTGTGGCAGGGGAGCGGCGGAGGGTTCTTGCGTGGTTTGACTGCCCGGTCAGGTTCCATTTGGGCGATTGCCGGTAGGTACGTGTACCGCTGGAACACCAAGGCTTGTCTCGGACCTGATGCTCCACGGATCTGCCAGCCCGAGTGGGTGAGCGAACCGATCATGTACAGCCCTGGACAGAATGCAACAGGTCCGATTGAGCTCTTCGCGGTGGGAACGAACGCTACGACGTTCTTCGCACGCGGGGAACCCGAGCTGTACAAAGACCGTGTGTACGGCTGGGATTTGTTCACGGGAGCCCTGAGGTGGTCCGGGTGGATTCCCCGCCAGAGCGAGCTGGTCTTGTCGGGCACGCAGCTGCTGGCTGAGTCCTCAGTAGGCAATGAAGAGGTCCCCCGCGCAGAGGTCGTGACGGTGTATGCGACAGCGGTCTGCACGGACTGCGTACCGCTGACGGGCGCGATCATCCCGTCAGCGGGCGCAGATGGATCGGACAGGCCCACAGGCATCATCGTCGGTAACGGTCGTCTCCATCTGAGATGGGACAACAAGATGGTGACCGTGTCCCTTCCGTCAGCTGCACCGCCGTCTGCACCCACGTTGAGCCCACCTATCTGGACACCCAGTGGCGGCACTCCGTTCCGCTATGGCACTCCGACAGACAGACCCTGGACCGGCGACTGGAACGGCGACGGTCGCGATACTCCGGGCGGCTATCGCGGCGGAAAGTTCTTCGCGCAGAACCAGTCAGGGACGCCGGACACGATCGTGACCTGGTCGAGTCCTGGAGCCACGCCTGTGGTCGGAGACTGGAACGGCGATGGTCGTTCCACGGTGGGACTCTGGAAGGCCGGCGTGTTCCAGCTGCGCGACACTCTCACCAACAGCGGAGCGCGCGACACCACCATCCAATACGGACGGACCGGAGACCTGCCGTTCGTCGGCGACTGGAACGGGGACGGCCGAACCGACATGGGCTACAAACGCGGCAACGTCTACTACCTCCGATATCTGGGAAGCTTCCGTTTCGGCTCACCCACCGACACACCCGTGATCGGCGACTGGAACGGCGACGGAACAGACACTATCGGCCTCAAGCACGGCAACACCTACCTGCTCTCGAACGACAACAAGACCGTCGCCTACACCGTCGCAGCCGGACTGCCGGCAGATGTCGCAGTCGCAGGTGACTTCGCCGGCGACGGAACGACGGAGCTCACCACTATCCGACGGATCTCCTAA
- a CDS encoding SDR family oxidoreductase — MIAELETGTLAVVTGGARGIGLAVIRMLTRERVGVVCIDTSEADGSEFLSITQDAGVPGYFLPVDVRRRDDVFTALDKAATIGRVRYAVNCAGVDSVGPSEQVSTQDWSRVLDIDLTGLFYCCQAEHLAMREQGGSIVNVASMSGHIINRGAPAHAAYSAAKAGVIQVSKALGVEWVEDRVRVNSISPGYVRTALTANNPPEMNAEFAAHTPLGRMAEVGEIAAPIMFLLSDAAAYITATDLAVDGGYLAW; from the coding sequence ATGATCGCGGAACTGGAAACCGGCACGCTGGCCGTCGTAACGGGGGGCGCCCGCGGAATCGGGTTGGCCGTGATTCGCATGCTCACGCGAGAGCGAGTGGGCGTGGTGTGTATCGACACGAGCGAGGCCGACGGTTCCGAGTTCCTGTCGATCACACAGGACGCAGGCGTGCCTGGTTACTTCCTCCCTGTGGACGTGCGCCGCCGCGATGATGTGTTCACCGCTCTGGACAAGGCCGCCACGATCGGTCGCGTTCGATACGCAGTCAACTGCGCAGGCGTCGACAGCGTAGGTCCATCGGAGCAGGTCTCGACGCAGGACTGGTCCCGGGTTCTGGACATTGACCTGACGGGACTTTTCTACTGCTGTCAGGCCGAACACCTGGCCATGCGCGAGCAGGGTGGCTCGATCGTCAATGTTGCCTCGATGTCCGGTCACATCATCAACCGCGGCGCACCCGCGCACGCCGCGTACTCCGCAGCCAAAGCCGGCGTCATCCAAGTATCCAAAGCATTGGGTGTCGAGTGGGTGGAAGATCGAGTTCGCGTGAACTCCATCAGCCCCGGCTATGTCCGCACCGCTCTCACCGCGAACAACCCGCCAGAGATGAACGCGGAATTCGCCGCGCACACCCCGCTCGGCCGGATGGCCGAGGTTGGCGAAATTGCCGCACCGATCATGTTCCTGCTCAGTGACGCCGCCGCTTACATCACCGCCACCGACCTGGCCGTCGACGGAGGCTATCTCGCATGGTGA